The Metabacillus sediminilitoris genome window below encodes:
- a CDS encoding cystathionine gamma-synthase family protein yields the protein MSNDNIKVGTKAVWAGEKEYLVHGATQVPVVLSVAYNYDDMDEWYDVAIGKKKGHIYGRNTNPTVQAFEDKVKILEGAEAATSFSTGMAAISNTLSTFLLPGDRIVSIKDTYGGTNKIFTEFLPRQQIEVVLCETGNHEAIEAEVAKGCKVLYLETPTNPTVKITDIERMAKAGRDAGALVIVDNTFGTPINQNPLSLGVDLVIHSATKFLGGHADALGGVVCGSHELVEKIYHFREINGATMDPMAAYLTLRGMKTLHLRVRQQCANAMALAKYLQSKGLVEDVYYPGLETHPNHEIAKKQMKDFGGMLSFAVKGGVDTVRDLLPKLQFANRAANLGAVETTVGPARTTSHVECTSEERAAMGIPEGLIRVSCGIEDIEDLIADFEQAFQHVENALQV from the coding sequence ATGTCAAACGACAACATTAAAGTAGGTACGAAAGCAGTATGGGCAGGGGAGAAAGAATATTTAGTACATGGTGCAACGCAAGTACCTGTCGTACTAAGTGTAGCTTACAATTATGATGATATGGATGAATGGTATGATGTAGCAATTGGAAAGAAGAAAGGCCATATTTATGGACGTAACACAAATCCAACTGTTCAAGCGTTCGAGGATAAAGTGAAAATCCTTGAAGGTGCAGAAGCGGCGACAAGTTTTTCAACAGGAATGGCTGCGATAAGCAATACTTTATCTACCTTCTTATTACCAGGAGATCGGATTGTATCGATTAAAGATACATACGGCGGTACAAACAAGATCTTTACAGAGTTTCTTCCTCGTCAACAAATTGAAGTTGTCCTTTGTGAAACGGGAAATCATGAAGCAATCGAAGCTGAAGTAGCAAAAGGCTGTAAAGTATTATATTTAGAAACACCAACAAATCCAACTGTGAAAATTACTGATATTGAGCGCATGGCAAAAGCAGGACGTGATGCAGGAGCGCTTGTGATCGTTGATAATACATTTGGTACACCAATTAACCAAAATCCACTTTCATTAGGAGTAGACTTAGTGATTCATAGTGCAACGAAATTCCTAGGTGGTCATGCAGATGCATTAGGTGGTGTTGTATGTGGTTCACATGAGCTTGTTGAAAAAATTTATCACTTCCGCGAAATCAATGGTGCAACAATGGATCCAATGGCTGCTTACTTGACTCTACGTGGAATGAAAACTCTTCACTTGCGTGTTCGCCAGCAATGTGCAAATGCAATGGCGCTAGCAAAATATTTACAATCAAAAGGATTAGTTGAAGACGTTTACTATCCAGGTCTTGAAACACATCCAAACCATGAGATTGCGAAAAAACAAATGAAAGACTTTGGCGGAATGCTTAGCTTTGCAGTAAAAGGAGGAGTAGATACAGTTAGAGATCTATTACCAAAATTACAATTTGCAAACCGTGCTGCAAATCTAGGTGCAGTTGAAACAACTGTAGGGCCTGCTCGAACAACTAGCCATGTTGAATGTACATCAGAAGAGCGTGCAGCAATGGGTATTCCTGAAGGCCTCATTCGTGTATCTTGTGGTATTGAAGATATTGAGGATTTAATTGCAGATTTTGAGCAAGCTTTCCAGCACGTTGAAAATGCTTTGCAAGTTTAA
- the eutB gene encoding hydroxyectoine utilization dehydratase EutB: MTYTEQIEVKKEIKIRDIWEAKKRIASIVTSTPLIKSMILSEIIGRSVYLKLENVHDVGAFKVRGAANKILSLNEKEKKRGVATYSTGNHGMAVAYVAQKLGIEAVVCISNRVPKAKVDSLKRLGAKIEIVGESQDEAGERCYELERVKGLTVIEPFDDPHIIAGQGTIGLELLETLPNITDVIIPLSGGGLLSGVGLALKSNDPDIRVTGVSMEKSAVMYESLKAGKPVKLEESETLADSLLGGIGLTNQYTFEMVQKYKDDVLLIPEDEIAYSMAFMMDKHRIIMEGAAATGVAAVLGNNIPYQDGDLVIIISGHNVDLSILNKIIENYMLANKG, encoded by the coding sequence ATGACTTATACAGAACAAATAGAAGTTAAAAAAGAGATAAAAATCCGTGATATTTGGGAAGCAAAGAAACGTATTGCTTCTATTGTAACTTCAACACCATTAATCAAATCTATGATTCTTTCTGAAATAATAGGTCGCTCTGTTTATTTAAAACTTGAAAATGTTCATGATGTTGGAGCATTTAAAGTTAGAGGTGCGGCAAATAAAATCCTTAGCTTAAACGAGAAAGAAAAAAAACGAGGGGTTGCCACATATTCAACAGGAAATCATGGTATGGCTGTTGCATACGTGGCGCAAAAACTAGGAATCGAAGCAGTTGTATGTATTTCAAATCGTGTACCAAAAGCAAAAGTCGATTCGTTAAAAAGGCTTGGAGCAAAAATAGAGATTGTTGGAGAAAGCCAAGATGAGGCGGGAGAACGCTGTTATGAGTTGGAAAGAGTGAAAGGGTTAACGGTAATCGAGCCATTTGATGATCCGCATATTATTGCTGGACAAGGTACAATTGGCTTGGAATTGCTGGAGACCCTTCCTAATATAACGGATGTTATTATTCCTCTATCAGGTGGAGGCCTTCTGTCTGGCGTTGGCTTGGCATTAAAATCAAATGATCCGGATATAAGAGTAACTGGTGTTTCAATGGAAAAGTCCGCTGTCATGTATGAAAGCTTGAAAGCCGGAAAACCTGTAAAACTCGAGGAAAGCGAGACACTTGCTGATAGTTTATTAGGTGGCATCGGGCTTACAAATCAATACACCTTTGAAATGGTTCAGAAATATAAAGATGATGTACTACTCATACCTGAAGATGAGATTGCATATAGTATGGCTTTTATGATGGATAAACACCGAATCATAATGGAGGGTGCAGCAGCAACTGGGGTCGCAGCCGTTTTAGGTAATAACATTCCTTATCAAGATGGTGATCTTGTCATTATTATTAGCGGACATAATGTTGATCTATCAATCTTAAATAAAATAATTGAAAATTATATGCTTGCAAACAAAGGGTGA
- a CDS encoding cyclodeaminase has product MLIFTEQELKQYVKLNLEAISTVEDGFTKLANNEVEMPPIMRVDIHDQNGEVDVKTAYVKRKDMFAIKVSSGFFNNYKLGLPSGNGLMMLISTQTGIPQALLLDNGYLTEIRTAAAGAIAANYLARKKIETVGVIGAGSQARFQVKALKLVRDFTKIIVYARSTDKAKKYAEEMTSELGIDVQVVDSAEQVVRNSDLVITTTPAKEPIIKAEWLHPGLHITAMGSDAEHKQELEAEVLARADKLVCDTKAQCARLGELHHALDSGVLTLDSSIIELGQLTAKKVIGRENEEQITVCDLTGTGVQDTAIALFAYNEMVKRNMGLNVENKTFELKN; this is encoded by the coding sequence ATGCTTATATTTACAGAGCAGGAGCTTAAACAATATGTGAAATTAAATCTTGAAGCCATTTCAACGGTTGAAGATGGTTTTACGAAACTAGCAAACAATGAAGTAGAAATGCCACCAATTATGCGTGTTGATATTCACGATCAAAATGGTGAAGTAGATGTCAAAACAGCATATGTTAAACGAAAAGATATGTTTGCGATAAAGGTTTCATCTGGGTTTTTTAATAACTACAAGCTTGGTCTTCCAAGTGGAAATGGACTAATGATGTTGATTAGTACACAAACGGGTATTCCCCAGGCACTACTTCTTGATAATGGTTATTTAACAGAAATAAGAACAGCAGCTGCCGGAGCGATCGCAGCAAATTACCTTGCACGAAAAAAAATTGAAACAGTTGGTGTGATCGGTGCAGGAAGTCAAGCGAGATTTCAGGTGAAAGCATTAAAACTAGTAAGAGATTTTACTAAAATCATTGTTTATGCTCGTTCAACAGACAAAGCAAAAAAGTATGCTGAGGAAATGACCTCAGAATTAGGTATTGATGTCCAAGTTGTTGACAGCGCAGAACAAGTCGTTCGAAATAGTGACTTGGTAATAACGACAACTCCAGCAAAGGAGCCGATTATCAAGGCTGAATGGTTACATCCTGGTCTTCATATTACAGCAATGGGTTCTGATGCTGAACATAAGCAAGAATTAGAAGCTGAAGTACTAGCACGAGCAGATAAGCTTGTGTGTGATACGAAAGCACAATGTGCGAGATTAGGAGAATTACATCACGCACTAGACAGTGGTGTTTTAACTTTGGATTCGTCCATTATTGAACTTGGTCAATTAACAGCGAAAAAGGTAATCGGCCGTGAGAATGAAGAACAAATTACTGTCTGTGATTTAACAGGTACAGGTGTTCAAGATACAGCAATTGCATTGTTTGCTTACAATGAAATGGTCAAACGCAATATGGGGTTAAATGTTGAAAACAAAACGTTTGAACTAAAAAACTAA
- a CDS encoding M20 metallopeptidase family protein produces MANDHPIVEQAERLLDKLVEWRRTFHQHPELSFQEFGTSQFVAETLQKIDGMIVERGIGVETSVVGTLTSGEGPTIAIRADIDALPIHEENMSSYRSKNAGVMHACGHDAHTAILLGVASMLSVHFKKGEIKGTVKFIFQPAEECTDEHGLSGSPYMVQAGVYDKVDTAIALHMCPWLPVGEAQINDGYSMANVDVFEAKIFGTGGHGAYPELGTDPIWMLGPVMQALHGIVARKVSALDAAVVSIGQIHAGTASNIIPTEVLIEGTIRSYTPEIRDVLESQLKKAFSIVGPLGGHYSLTVQRGEPALKNHSTVNEWLTQSITEIYPSFKIINRPFGLGGEDFGYVTQKLPSSMFFLGCAPEDGIQRDLHTPIFDIDENCLPIGTAILTQTVIKYLKGDVSLPSNNNLEVQTNGA; encoded by the coding sequence ATGGCGAATGACCATCCAATAGTTGAACAAGCGGAAAGACTGCTAGATAAATTGGTTGAATGGCGTCGCACGTTTCATCAACATCCCGAGCTTAGCTTCCAGGAGTTCGGGACCTCTCAATTTGTTGCTGAAACGTTGCAAAAGATTGATGGAATGATAGTAGAAAGGGGAATTGGTGTCGAGACCAGTGTTGTTGGTACATTAACATCTGGAGAAGGTCCAACGATTGCAATTAGGGCAGATATTGATGCATTGCCAATTCATGAAGAAAATATGTCGAGCTATCGTTCAAAAAATGCTGGTGTCATGCACGCATGTGGTCATGACGCACATACTGCTATTTTACTAGGTGTTGCCAGTATGTTATCTGTTCACTTCAAAAAGGGAGAAATAAAGGGAACAGTAAAATTCATTTTTCAGCCAGCGGAGGAATGCACTGATGAACATGGTCTTTCTGGATCACCATATATGGTGCAAGCTGGTGTCTATGACAAAGTAGATACAGCGATTGCCCTACATATGTGTCCTTGGCTCCCGGTGGGAGAAGCACAAATAAACGATGGATACAGTATGGCAAATGTTGATGTGTTTGAAGCAAAGATTTTTGGCACAGGAGGCCATGGAGCATATCCAGAGCTTGGTACAGATCCGATTTGGATGCTTGGACCTGTCATGCAAGCATTACATGGGATTGTCGCAAGAAAAGTCTCAGCATTGGATGCGGCAGTTGTAAGTATTGGCCAAATTCACGCAGGGACAGCAAGTAATATCATTCCAACTGAGGTATTAATTGAAGGGACGATCCGCAGTTATACACCTGAAATCCGCGATGTATTAGAATCACAATTAAAGAAAGCGTTTTCGATAGTTGGACCTCTTGGTGGTCATTATTCTTTAACTGTCCAAAGAGGTGAACCAGCATTAAAGAACCATTCAACTGTTAATGAGTGGCTTACCCAATCGATAACAGAAATTTATCCTAGTTTTAAGATCATAAATCGCCCTTTTGGACTTGGTGGAGAGGACTTCGGTTATGTGACACAAAAGCTTCCTAGTTCTATGTTTTTCCTAGGATGCGCCCCAGAAGATGGGATCCAAAGGGATTTGCATACACCGATCTTTGATATTGACGAAAATTGCTTACCAATCGGGACAGCTATTCTCACACAAACAGTCATTAAGTATTTAAAAGGTGATGTTAGCTTACCAAGTAATAATAATTTGGAGGTGCAAACAAATGGCGCATAA
- the aspA gene encoding aspartate ammonia-lyase, whose translation MSSGIGIDNVRIESDFLGSMEVPKESYYGIQTLRAAENFPISGYQIHEELIKAFAIVKKSAALANMEVKRLYSGLGNQIVKAAEEIIEGRWHEYFIVDPIQGGAGTSMNMNANEVIANRALELLGYEKGDYMQLSPNSHVNMSQSTNDVFPTAIHLAALNMLDKLLHTMEKMHGVFKTKAKQFDHVIKMGRTHLQDAVPIRLGQEFEAYSRVIERDIKRIQQSCQHLYAVNMGATAVGTGLNADPRYIKMVIKHLADSSGLPLTGAEHLVDATQNTDTYTEVSAVLKVCMINMSKIANDIRLMASGPRTGLGEIVLPARQPGSSIMPGKVNPVMPELINQVAFQVAGNDLTISMASEAGQLELNVMEPVLVFNLLQSIEMMNNAFTVFTTYCLEGIQANEERLKRYVEKSVGIITAVNPHIGYEVAARIAREAIINGKSVRDLCLLYDVLTEEELEIILNPYEMTEPGISGAILFDRE comes from the coding sequence ATGTCAAGTGGTATTGGTATTGATAATGTAAGAATCGAAAGCGATTTTTTAGGGTCAATGGAAGTACCAAAGGAATCATATTATGGAATCCAAACATTGAGAGCTGCAGAAAACTTTCCAATTTCAGGATATCAGATTCATGAGGAATTAATTAAAGCATTCGCAATCGTAAAAAAATCCGCAGCCTTAGCTAATATGGAGGTAAAGCGTTTATATTCAGGATTAGGTAATCAAATCGTAAAAGCTGCAGAGGAAATCATTGAAGGGAGATGGCATGAATATTTTATCGTCGATCCAATTCAAGGGGGCGCTGGCACCTCGATGAATATGAATGCAAATGAGGTGATTGCTAATCGCGCCCTTGAATTACTTGGCTATGAAAAAGGTGACTATATGCAATTAAGTCCAAATAGCCATGTAAATATGTCACAATCAACCAATGATGTCTTTCCAACTGCAATCCATCTTGCAGCACTGAATATGCTAGATAAATTATTACATACAATGGAGAAGATGCATGGGGTCTTTAAGACAAAGGCAAAACAATTCGACCATGTTATAAAGATGGGGAGAACACATCTTCAAGATGCGGTACCAATCCGTCTTGGTCAAGAATTTGAAGCATATAGTCGTGTAATAGAGCGTGACATAAAGCGAATTCAACAATCATGCCAGCATTTATATGCAGTAAATATGGGGGCAACGGCTGTTGGGACAGGGTTAAATGCTGATCCGCGTTACATTAAAATGGTTATCAAACATTTAGCTGATAGCAGCGGCCTTCCTCTAACAGGTGCTGAACATTTAGTTGATGCGACGCAAAATACAGACACCTACACAGAAGTATCAGCTGTACTCAAGGTTTGTATGATAAACATGTCAAAAATAGCAAATGATATTCGTTTAATGGCATCGGGCCCACGTACAGGCTTAGGTGAGATCGTATTGCCGGCAAGACAACCAGGTTCATCCATTATGCCAGGAAAAGTAAACCCTGTTATGCCAGAGTTGATAAATCAGGTTGCTTTTCAAGTGGCTGGTAATGATTTGACTATTTCCATGGCCTCAGAAGCTGGTCAACTTGAACTAAATGTAATGGAGCCTGTACTAGTGTTCAATTTACTTCAATCCATTGAAATGATGAATAATGCTTTTACTGTTTTCACCACGTACTGTCTTGAAGGCATTCAAGCAAATGAAGAACGGTTGAAAAGATATGTAGAAAAAAGTGTCGGTATTATAACAGCGGTTAATCCTCATATTGGCTATGAAGTCGCGGCTCGTATTGCAAGAGAAGCAATTATAAATGGTAAATCTGTTCGTGACCTTTGCTTACTATACGACGTATTAACAGAAGAAGAATTAGAAATTATCTTAAATCCATATGAAATGACTGAACCAGGTATTTCAGGTGCCATTCTTTTTGATAGAGAGTAA
- a CDS encoding homoserine dehydrogenase, which translates to MAHKLAFIGFGVVGQGLAEILRDKKAALKQEEGFEAVIVAISDLMKGSIYHPGGLDIDTALQVLNETGNLDNYPQTPGLVTGWDSLKTIRETNADTIIEVSYTDVKTGQPAINHCKAAFESGKNVVMTNKGPVALAYKELAEIADKHGVHWGFEGTVMSGTPALRMPISTLAGNEITEIRGILNGTTNYILTKMEAEGVSYEEALKEAQALGYAEADPTSDVEGYDARYKIVILSNYVMKAPLTVEEVSCNGITNITLKDIEDAKAQGKRWKLIAKARKQGDKVIASIAPEKVAITDPLASISGATNAITYECDLLGTVTLSGAGAGKVETGFSLLIDLITIDREKQIVKI; encoded by the coding sequence ATGGCGCATAAACTTGCATTTATTGGATTTGGTGTCGTTGGTCAAGGCTTAGCTGAAATTCTTCGTGACAAAAAAGCCGCATTGAAACAAGAGGAAGGATTTGAAGCAGTTATCGTTGCAATTTCTGATTTAATGAAAGGATCAATCTATCATCCGGGCGGACTTGATATCGATACGGCTTTACAAGTATTAAACGAAACTGGAAATTTAGATAACTATCCGCAAACACCAGGACTTGTAACTGGGTGGGATAGTCTCAAAACGATTAGAGAAACAAATGCTGATACAATTATTGAAGTTTCCTACACAGATGTGAAAACAGGTCAACCTGCGATTAATCATTGTAAAGCTGCATTCGAGAGCGGTAAAAACGTTGTCATGACAAACAAGGGGCCAGTCGCGTTAGCATATAAAGAACTTGCAGAAATTGCTGATAAACATGGTGTACATTGGGGCTTTGAAGGTACGGTTATGAGTGGAACTCCTGCATTAAGAATGCCGATCTCAACATTAGCAGGGAATGAGATTACAGAAATTCGCGGCATTTTAAATGGTACAACAAACTATATTTTAACGAAAATGGAAGCAGAAGGTGTATCTTACGAAGAAGCATTGAAAGAAGCACAAGCGCTAGGCTATGCAGAAGCAGATCCTACTAGTGATGTAGAAGGCTATGATGCAAGATATAAAATTGTTATTTTATCAAACTATGTGATGAAAGCACCTTTGACTGTAGAAGAAGTTTCTTGCAATGGAATTACAAACATCACATTAAAAGATATCGAGGATGCAAAAGCACAAGGAAAGCGATGGAAACTTATAGCGAAAGCTCGCAAACAAGGTGACAAAGTAATTGCCTCCATTGCACCGGAAAAAGTTGCGATCACAGACCCTCTTGCTTCTATTAGTGGTGCTACAAACGCAATTACGTATGAATGCGATCTTTTAGGCACAGTAACATTAAGTGGTGCTGGTGCTGGAAAAGTAGAAACAGGTTTCTCCCTTTTAATTGATTTAATTACCATTGATCGAGAAAAACAAATCGTAAAAATTTAA
- a CDS encoding PucR family transcriptional regulator, whose product MGLTIKDILNYEIMKNAKIITGKSIANERSVQWISVIEMPVENFVRKNEVVLTTAIGCNNDVETLKSFVQDVIDSEASALMFAMGRYIYDIPREVIELAEKHNFTLIELPWEVRFANIIEEVMKEINDIQHKERKKSEKVQQELLKLILKETDLKHISKFIQRHIGCSIIITDRSGTIQEKGCHSQEFIKKWKNCVLQGILPLKKEESMITRDPMFQKFQMIEIEEQTVLQLPVLQVLGDAQGFIFVMLPPHASVDSYLTQYRVNVLEHSATTIALWLSRKNAIEETKISLRSDFVQELAKGEFVSCDQANSRAKLLGYNIKHPYVCIVGFPENLEELFRKRKRDYDSYDHWLESMIHYIEEEIYYAAQSLKREVMMTYQGDQLLIYLEIQCKNENATNFLDLVERRLKNLLPEVVISWGIGNFREGFTGFAESYQHANVALNIGRRKKGTGHRMMYEHTRVDRVLLNLAQNHEMKEVIMSTIEPLVEYDEQRNMDLIGTFSAYNQYHGNVSQTARSLNLHRQSLLYRLRKIESLTGLSLVDPDDLFLLDLSIKTWKMGVSEELTQQR is encoded by the coding sequence ATGGGATTAACAATAAAGGATATATTAAATTACGAAATAATGAAAAATGCTAAAATCATAACAGGGAAAAGTATTGCAAACGAACGATCTGTACAGTGGATTTCAGTAATTGAGATGCCTGTTGAAAACTTTGTTCGTAAAAATGAAGTTGTTTTAACGACTGCAATTGGCTGCAATAATGATGTTGAAACGTTAAAATCATTCGTTCAAGATGTTATCGACTCTGAAGCATCAGCACTTATGTTTGCGATGGGAAGGTATATATACGATATTCCGCGGGAAGTGATTGAATTAGCAGAGAAGCATAACTTCACGCTAATAGAACTTCCATGGGAAGTGCGTTTTGCTAATATAATTGAAGAAGTTATGAAAGAAATTAACGATATTCAGCATAAAGAACGGAAAAAATCAGAGAAAGTCCAGCAGGAGCTATTAAAGTTAATTTTAAAAGAAACAGATCTTAAGCATATTTCAAAATTTATCCAAAGACATATTGGCTGTTCGATTATTATTACGGATCGATCTGGAACGATTCAAGAGAAAGGCTGTCATTCTCAAGAGTTTATTAAGAAGTGGAAAAACTGTGTTCTACAAGGGATCCTCCCTTTAAAAAAAGAAGAATCGATGATAACACGTGACCCTATGTTTCAAAAATTTCAAATGATAGAAATTGAAGAGCAGACGGTTCTTCAGCTCCCCGTCCTACAAGTGTTAGGTGATGCACAAGGCTTTATATTTGTCATGCTCCCACCTCATGCATCTGTAGACTCCTATTTAACACAGTATCGTGTGAATGTACTAGAACATTCAGCAACAACAATCGCTCTTTGGCTATCAAGAAAAAATGCTATCGAGGAAACAAAAATCAGTCTTCGCAGTGATTTCGTGCAAGAGCTTGCAAAAGGAGAATTTGTTTCATGTGATCAGGCGAATTCACGAGCAAAATTACTAGGCTACAATATTAAGCATCCTTACGTCTGTATTGTAGGTTTTCCTGAAAACTTAGAGGAACTTTTCCGAAAACGAAAACGGGATTATGATTCTTATGATCATTGGCTCGAAAGCATGATTCATTATATTGAAGAAGAAATTTATTATGCAGCACAATCTCTTAAACGAGAGGTAATGATGACATATCAAGGAGATCAGCTTCTTATATATTTAGAAATACAGTGTAAAAATGAAAACGCTACAAATTTTTTAGACCTAGTAGAAAGACGTCTAAAGAATTTATTGCCTGAGGTTGTCATATCTTGGGGAATTGGGAACTTTCGCGAAGGCTTTACTGGCTTTGCAGAAAGCTATCAACATGCAAACGTTGCCTTAAATATTGGAAGACGAAAAAAAGGAACAGGACATCGCATGATGTATGAGCATACCCGTGTCGACCGGGTGCTCTTAAATCTTGCTCAAAATCATGAGATGAAGGAAGTCATTATGTCGACAATTGAACCGCTTGTTGAATATGACGAACAACGCAATATGGATTTAATTGGTACATTTAGTGCGTATAATCAATATCACGGTAATGTAAGTCAAACGGCAAGATCATTGAATTTGCATCGGCAATCCTTGTTGTATCGTTTAAGAAAAATTGAATCATTAACAGGGCTTTCGTTAGTTGATCCTGATGATTTATTTTTATTGGATTTAAGTATTAAGACTTGGAAAATGGGTGTATCTGAAGAATTAACACAACAAAGATAA
- the pdxS gene encoding pyridoxal 5'-phosphate synthase lyase subunit PdxS → MVNIGTDVVKRGMAEMQKGGVIMDVINAEQAKIAEAAGAVAVMALERVPADIRAAGGVARMADPTIVEEVMNAVSIPVMAKARIGHIVEARVLEALGVDYIDESEVLTPADEEYHLDKRKYIVPFVCGARNLGEALRRIGEGASMLRTKGEPGTGNVVEAVRHMRLIQAQIRQVASMSHDELMTKAKDLQAPFEFLLQIRETGRLPVVNFAAGGIATPADAALMMELGSDGVFVGSGIFKSDDPEKFAKAIVEATTHYQDYELIAHISKRLGNPMKGIEISTLDRSQRMQERGW, encoded by the coding sequence ATGGTGAATATTGGTACTGATGTTGTTAAACGTGGAATGGCTGAAATGCAAAAGGGTGGAGTTATTATGGACGTCATCAATGCTGAACAAGCAAAAATAGCAGAAGCAGCAGGTGCTGTTGCTGTTATGGCACTTGAACGTGTTCCTGCTGATATTCGCGCTGCAGGAGGAGTGGCACGCATGGCAGACCCGACGATTGTTGAGGAAGTCATGAATGCAGTATCCATCCCTGTTATGGCAAAGGCTCGTATCGGACATATTGTTGAAGCACGTGTATTAGAAGCGCTTGGAGTTGATTACATTGATGAAAGTGAAGTATTGACACCAGCAGATGAAGAATATCACCTTGATAAACGTAAATACATCGTTCCTTTTGTATGTGGTGCAAGAAACCTTGGAGAAGCATTGCGCCGTATCGGTGAAGGAGCTTCTATGCTACGAACAAAAGGGGAACCTGGAACAGGAAATGTTGTCGAAGCTGTGCGTCATATGCGTCTTATTCAAGCGCAAATTCGTCAAGTGGCTAGCATGAGTCATGATGAATTAATGACAAAAGCGAAGGATTTACAGGCACCATTTGAATTTCTGTTGCAAATCAGAGAAACAGGCAGACTCCCAGTCGTTAACTTTGCTGCAGGTGGAATTGCAACTCCAGCTGATGCTGCCTTAATGATGGAGCTTGGGTCTGACGGTGTGTTTGTTGGCTCAGGAATCTTCAAGTCCGATGATCCAGAAAAATTCGCAAAAGCGATCGTCGAAGCAACAACTCATTATCAAGATTATGAGCTTATCGCTCATATTTCAAAACGTCTAGGCAATCCGATGAAAGGGATTGAAATCTCGACCTTAGACCGTTCACAACGAATGCAAGAGCGCGGTTGGTAA
- a CDS encoding M24 family metallopeptidase — translation MTFGTAEYKERIRKTKKRMAEKGIDVLLITDPANMNYLSGYDGWSFYVHQMLIIFNDEDQPIWIGRTQDANGAKVTTWLYHENIIPYPEDYVQSDVKHPMDFVADILKQIGQDNRSIGVEMENYYFTAKCYQQLQKGLPNAKFHDATLLVNWVRIVKSDTEIEYMKRAALFVEKAMMAGIEMINEGVRECDVAAKILHTQVTGTAEYGGDYPAIMPLLPSGEKTSTPHLTWTDERYKQGDTVILELAGCYKRYHSPLARTLNIGKPSDKIKNLSDVVVEGLNACLDMIKPGIACEEIEETWRKTIQKSGIIKESRLGYAMGLNYPPDWGEHTASIRKGDKTILQPNMTFHLIPGIWLDQYGFEASEALRVTETGCETFAKLPRDLFIKDGALTKS, via the coding sequence ATGACATTTGGAACAGCAGAGTATAAAGAGAGAATTCGTAAAACAAAAAAAAGAATGGCAGAAAAAGGGATTGATGTATTACTCATTACGGACCCAGCCAATATGAACTACTTATCTGGTTACGATGGTTGGTCGTTCTATGTACATCAAATGTTAATCATTTTTAATGACGAAGATCAGCCAATTTGGATAGGAAGAACTCAAGATGCAAACGGTGCGAAAGTGACTACATGGCTATACCATGAAAATATCATTCCGTACCCAGAAGATTATGTACAATCTGATGTAAAACACCCAATGGACTTTGTCGCAGATATTTTAAAACAAATTGGTCAAGATAACCGTTCTATCGGTGTAGAAATGGAAAACTACTATTTCACGGCCAAATGCTATCAACAGCTGCAAAAAGGACTGCCAAATGCAAAGTTCCATGATGCAACGCTTTTAGTAAACTGGGTCCGCATTGTGAAATCAGATACTGAGATTGAGTATATGAAACGTGCAGCATTATTTGTTGAAAAAGCAATGATGGCTGGCATTGAAATGATTAATGAAGGTGTTCGTGAATGTGATGTTGCTGCTAAAATCTTGCACACACAAGTTACAGGAACAGCAGAATACGGCGGGGATTATCCGGCGATTATGCCACTGCTCCCATCTGGAGAGAAAACATCTACTCCTCATTTAACATGGACAGATGAACGCTATAAACAAGGTGATACCGTGATCTTAGAATTAGCGGGTTGCTATAAACGATACCACTCACCGCTTGCAAGAACATTAAATATTGGGAAACCATCAGATAAAATTAAAAATCTTTCAGATGTTGTTGTTGAAGGTTTGAATGCTTGTCTTGACATGATAAAACCTGGCATCGCCTGTGAAGAAATTGAAGAAACTTGGAGAAAAACCATCCAAAAAAGCGGCATTATTAAGGAATCACGACTTGGTTATGCAATGGGGTTAAATTATCCTCCTGACTGGGGTGAGCACACAGCAAGTATCCGTAAAGGAGATAAAACAATTCTTCAGCCAAATATGACATTCCATCTCATTCCTGGCATTTGGTTAGATCAATACGGATTTGAGGCGAGTGAAGCATTACGAGTAACCGAAACAGGCTGTGAAACATTCGCGAAACTTCCAAGAGATTTATTTATTAAAGATGGAGCTCTTACAAAATCCTGA